A genomic segment from Zerene cesonia ecotype Mississippi chromosome 5, Zerene_cesonia_1.1, whole genome shotgun sequence encodes:
- the LOC119840020 gene encoding transcriptional adapter 3 gives MLGKRMHHNSKGRLATKGHDNGKPASPGLSPYTKPAKIPGSVSVGKTKMEICPIPYIRQQDNPVTLPRLATIAARSADEPIGMDELDALQLELETLLCNTALRIRYFQGEIESIDTNESKREKKNKAAGKQLQYPGKRKFPDDKLVKTKDYAKKSNQPKMPKFKNYSNPSSGASHAYSNDQANNSDNSVKLEMSQLALPKNNIPYKFWTSVDPYCAPVTMDDIKFLESLLVQSSNTTLPPIPPLGRHYSEVWADEHISEDQNASNPNKKSSGLSPDASNMRKKIEKNSENMITGPLTQRLVSALMEENVMSYEMPDIKVKQSATTKNSYKNSLTLEKCLRKELVEQGILDPEDLPPLTNPADDEILAEIKKCQTELTAVRKENCRNLKNLIGLCKQEMIRLNLKKQLDQVDMECIDIYKKMVAAKQKKRPITKKEKEDAWRAINEQIRLNKEINALPLTGPNSS, from the coding sequence ATGTTAGGTAAAAGAATGCATCATAATAGTAAAGGGAGACTGGCGACGAAGGGACATGATAATGGAAAACCGGCTAGCCCAGGTTTATCTCCTTACACCAAACCTGCGAAAATACCAGGCTCCGTATCTGTGGGGAAAACGAAAATGGAAATTTGTCCAATACCTTATATTCGTCAACAAGACAATCCTGTAACTTTACCAAGACTTGCTACTATTGCTGCAAGATCCGCAGACGAACCTATCGGGATGGATGAATTGGACGCACTACAATTAGAACTTGAAACTTTGCTATGTAACACTGCCTTGCGCATTCGTTATTTCCAAGGAGAAATAGAAAGTATAGATACCAATGAATCAAAACgcgagaaaaaaaataaagcggCTGGTAAGCAGCTTCAGTATCCTGGCAAAAGGAAATTTCCTGATGACAAACTGGTCAAGACCAAAGATTATgcaaaaaaatctaatcaaCCTAAAATGCCAAAGTTTAAGAACTACAGTAACCCCTCATCAGGGGCATCACATGCATATTCTAATGACCAAGCAAATAATTCCGATAATTCTGTTAAACTAGAGATGTCTCAACTGGCATTACCAAAGAATAATATTCCTTACAAATTTTGGACTTCTGTTGATCCATATTGTGCTCCTGTCACAATGgatgacataaaatttttggAATCGCTTCTTGTCCAAAGCAGTAATACAACACTGCCTCCAATTCCGCCTTTGGGAAGGCATTACTCGGAAGTATGGGCGGATGAACATATATCTGAAGATCAAAATGCTTCAAATCCAAATAAAAAGTCATCTGGGTTATCACCTGATGCATCAAATATGcggaaaaaaattgaaaagaatTCAGAAAACATGATCACAGGCCCTCTCACACAGAGACTTGTCTCAGCCCTAATGGAAGAAAATGTCATGTCATATGAAATGCCagatattaaagtaaaacaatCTGCAACCACAAAAAACAGTTACAAAAATTCCTTGACTTTGGAAAAATGTTTAAGAAAAGAATTAGTTGAACAAGGTATTTTGGACCCAGAAGATTTGCCTCCTCTAACTAATCCAGCAGATGATGAAATACTGgctgaaataaagaaatgtcaAACTGAATTAACTGCAGTTAGAAAGGAAAATTGCAGAaacttgaaaaatttaataggcCTATGCAAACAGGAGATGATAAGACTTAATTTGAAGAAACAGTTAGATCAAGTAGATATGGAAtgcattgatatttataaaaagatggTGGCCGCTAAGCAGAAGAAAAGACCAATTACGAAAAAGGAAAAAGAGGATGCTTGGCGGGCAATCAATGAACAAATAAGACTTAATAAAGAGATAAATGCTTTGCCATTGACAGGACCAAACTCCAGCTAA